A window from Malania oleifera isolate guangnan ecotype guangnan chromosome 7, ASM2987363v1, whole genome shotgun sequence encodes these proteins:
- the LOC131160586 gene encoding acetolactate synthase 2, chloroplastic-like has product MSSSTMAATASGTSLCKTPFTSPKSPMPISGFTLPISSKRRSPTICRPLLISNSLSNSKPPAAAATATSATSSPPTTTTTTKTPELFTSRFADNEPRKGADVLVEALEREGVTDVFAYPGGASMEIHQALTRSNIIRNVLPRHEQGGIFAAEGYARASGLPGICIATSGPGATNLVSGLADALLDSIPIVAVTGQVPRRMIGTDAFQETPIVEVTRSITKHNYLVLNVEDIPRIVREAFYLACSGRPGPVLIDIPKDIQQQVVVPDWDKPVRLPGYVSRLPKCPTEVHMEQIVRLISESKKPVLYVGGGCVNSSEELRQFVEITGIPVASTLMGLGSFPCADDLSLHMLGMHGTVYANYAVDKSDLLLAFGVRFDDRVTGKLEAFASRAKIVHIDIDSAEIGKNKQPHVSVCADLKLALKGINGMLERKADKLKLDFSTWREELKEQKLKYPLSYKTFGEAIPPQYAIQLLDELTNGDAIVSTGVGQHQMWAAQFYMYNKPRHWLTSGGLGAMGFGLPAAMGAAVAKPDAVVVDIDGDGSFVMNVQELATIRVENLPVKIMLLNNQHLGMVMQWEDRFYKANRAHTYLGDPSKESEIFPDMLKFAEACAIPAARVSKKGDLRAAIQKMLDTPGPYLLDVIVPHQEHVLPMIPSGGAFKDVITEGDGRSTY; this is encoded by the coding sequence ATGAGCTCGTCAACAATGGCGGCCACTGCTTCCGGCACCTCCCTCTGCAAGACTCCGTTCACTTCACCCAAATCTCCTATGCCCATTTCCGGATTCACCCTCCCCATTTCTTCGAAACGCCGAAGCCCTACCATTTGTCGACCTCTCCTGATCTCCAATTCCCTCTCAAATTCTAAGCCCCCCGCCGCCGCTGCCACCGCCACCTCCGCCACCAGCTCCCctcccaccaccaccaccaccaccaaaaCCCCAGAACTATTCACATCCAGATTTGCCGATAACGAGCCCAGAAAGGGCGCCGACGTCCTTGTCGAAGCCCTCGAGCGCGAAGGCGTCACCGACGTCTTCGCCTATCCCGGCGGCGCGTCCATGGAGATCCACCAGGCCCTCACGCGCTCCAACATCATCCGCAACGTCCTCCCCCGCCACGAACAGGGCGGGATCTTCGCCGCCGAAGGTTATGCTCGCGCCTCTGGCCTTCCCGGAATCTGCATCGCCACCTCCGGCCCCGGCGCCACCAACCTCGTCAGTGGACTCGCCGACGCTCTGCTCGACAGCATCCCCATTGTCGCCGTGACCGGGCAGGTCCCTCGCCGGATGATCGGAACTGACGCCTTCCAAGAAACCCCCATTGTTGAGGTAACGAGGTCCATCACCAAGCATAATTACTTAGTACTCAATGTAGAGGACATTCCTAGGATTGTGCGTGAGGCATTTTACCTTGCGTGTTCAGGCCGGCCTGGCCCGGTTCTGATTGATATTCCGAAGGATATACAGCAGCAGGTAGTGGTTCCTGATTGGGATAAGCCAGTTAGATTACCTGGTTATGTTTCTAGGCTGCCCAAGTGCCCAACTGAGGTACATATGGAGCAGATTGTTAGGCTGATATCGGAATCGAAGAAGCCAGTTTTATATGTGGGTGGAGGGTGTGTGAACTCGAGCGAGGAGTTGCGTCAATTTGTGGAGATAACGGGGATTCCTGTCGCAAGCACTTTGATGGGTCTTGGTTCGTTCCCCTGTGCGGACGATTTATCTCTTCATATGCTGGGAATGCACGGCACTGTTTATGCTAATTATGCTGTGGATAAGTCTGATCTGTTGCTTGCATTCGGAGTGAGGTTCGATGACCGTGTGACCGGAAAGCTGGAAGCTTTTGCGAGCAGGGCCAAGATTGTTCACATTGACATAGATTCGGCAGAGATTGGGAAGAATAAGCAGCCGCATGTGTCAGTTTGTGCTGATTTGAAGCTGGCATTGAAAGGGATAAATGGGATGCTGGAGAGGAAAGCAGACAAGCTTAAACTGGATTTTTCGACTTGGAGAGAGGAACTGAAAGAGCAGAAACTGAAGTATCCATTGAGTTACAAGACTTTTGGGGAGGCAATTCCTCCACAGTATGCAATTCAGCTCCTTGATGAATTGACAAATGGGGATGCAATTGTAAGTACTGGTGTTGGGCAACATCAGATGTGGGCAGCTCAATTCTACATGTACAACAAGCCTCGGCATTGGCTAACCTCAGGTGGATTAGGGGCTATGGGTTTTGGATTACCTGCTGCAATGGGCGCAGCTGTGGCAAAACCGGATGCAGTTGTTGTAGACATTGATGGTGATGGGAGTTTTGTGATGAATGTTCAGGAATTGGCTACAATTCGTGTGGAGAATCTTCCTGTTAAGATAATGCTCCTAAATAATCAGCATTTGGGTATGGTTATGCAGTGGGAGGATCGGTTCTACAAGGCTAATAGGGCTCACACATATCTAGGAGACCCATCAAAAGAGTCAGAGATATTCCCTGATATGTTGAAGTTTGCAGAAGCATGTGCGATACCTGCTGCTCGAGTGTCAAAGAAAGGAGATCTTAGAGCTGCAATTCAGAAAATGTTGGATACTCCTGGGCCATACTTACTGGATGTTATTGTACCCCATCAAGAACATGTCCTGCCTATGATCCCAAGTGGTGGTGCTTTCAAAGATGTAATCACAGAGGGCGATGGGAGATCAACCTACTGA